The proteins below are encoded in one region of Doryrhamphus excisus isolate RoL2022-K1 chromosome 4, RoL_Dexc_1.0, whole genome shotgun sequence:
- the fam222aa gene encoding protein FAM222A isoform X1: MRLPGIREQSDRAELMTWLTMDFLERAARPRLAAKLPRLSYRSHLAMLACLQRRQNPPPQHPVCVSKSLEPPQSHGHKCELVGPTHSPRYPTAAELDAYAQKTANNPLSIKIFPTNIRVPQHKHLNRTVNGYDTTGQRYSPYPHLHTGGYHGLLAIVKSSSSSSSSSTSTFVPSKGVLKNSEGRRTKLSPAHIAVAPYPPSSSTLVSGPSQMGYQTGPTKPPEGPGLSVPPNVTVAGSVIPVAGGRGLALPAQSNLPSIQSIIYQINQHCQAQALQQVCQGAPPSNSSPSKQGTTVMGVSSNSSGGGYVVGMGPQPNMVYTGPGLPPQNTEGVKSGVYADGMDYILWQKQQQQQQQQQQAMLRMYSGGSGGGGAISKSPESCIPVGGIMAGQVSSSSSRPYHMTASASGGGGMDKVSSSPLNCVGMHGNFSVGQYFAPPWNSVLVTPDSDCYNPQELLASSTGGSVTGHREVAYPHHPYHHHHHHHHHPAIDSGGRLCCSLPSKSMCNTSVLSSSLQSLEYLINDIHPPCIKEQMLGKGYETVSVPRLLDHQHAHIRLPVYR, encoded by the exons GTTGGCCGCAAAACTCCCCCGGCTGTCGTACCGTTCCCACCTCGCCATGCTGGCCTGTCTGCAGAGGAGACAGAACCCTCCACCCCAGCACCCAGTGTGTGTCAGCAAGAGCCTGGAGCCACCGCAATCCCATGGACACAAAT GTGAGCTGGTGGGGCCTACACATTCCCCCCGCTACCCCACTGCAGCAGAACTTGATGCCTACGCTCAGAAGACAGCTAATAACCCTTTGTCTATCAAGATCTTCCCCACCAACATCAGGGTTCCCCAGCACAAGCACCTTAACCGGACTGTGAATGGATATGACACCACAGGCCAGCGCTACAGCCCCTACCCACACCTCCACACCGGGGGCTATCACGGCCTACTCGCCATCGTCAAGTCCTCTTCctcgtcttcatcatcatctacttCTACTTTTGTCCCATCAAAAGGTGTTCTCAAGAACTCCGAAGGCAGACGGACTAAGTTGTCTCCAGCCCACATTGCTGTCGCCCCATATCCACCCAGTAGTAGCACTTTAGTCAGTGGCCCCAGCCAGATGGGTTACCAAACTGGGCCCACAAAGCCTCCAGAGGGACCCGGGTTGTCGGTTCCTCCAAATGTCACTGTAGCTGGCTCAGTGATTCCTGTTGCCGGTGGGCGTGGCCTTGCCCTCCCCGCACAGTCCAACCTCCCTTCCATTCAGAGCATCATTTACCAGATCAACCAGCATTGCCAAGCCCAGGCTCTGCAGCAGGTTTGTCAGGGGGCACCACCTTCCAATTCCAGCCCCTCCAAGCAGGGCACGACAGTCATGGGGGTCTCTTCCAACTCTTCAGGTGGAGGCTACGTTGTGGGAATGGGTCCACAGCCCAACATGGTGTACACAGGTCCTGGCCTGCCGCCACAGAACACAGAGGGAGTGAAGAGTGGGGTGTACGCAGATGGCATGGACTACATCCTCtggcagaagcagcagcagcaacagcagcagcagcaacaggccATGCTCAGAATGTACAGCGGCGGCAgcggagggggaggagctaTCAGCAAGTCCCCTGAAAGCTGCATTCCAGTTGGTGGGATCATGGCGGGGCAAGTGTCCTCATCCTCGTCCAGACCTTACCACATGACAGCAAGTGCCAGTGGCGGAGGCGGAATGGACAAAGTCAGCTCCTCCCCTTTGAACTGTGTCGGCATGCATGGGAATTTCTCAGTGGGTCAGTACTTCGCCCCACCATGGAACAGTGTCCTGGTGACACCCGACAGTGACTGCTACAACCCCCAGGAGCTTCTGGCCAGCTCTACAGGCGGCTCGGTCACAGGGCACAGAGAAGTGGCCTACCCGCACCATCCctatcaccaccaccaccaccaccatcatcaccccGCAATCGACAGCGGGGGGCGTTTGTGCTGCAGCCTGCCCAGCAAGAGCATGTGCAACACGTCTGTGCTGAGCAGTAGCTTGCAGTCTCTGGAATACCTGATTAACGACATCCACCCACCCTGCATAAAGGAGCAGATGCTTGGCAAAGGCTATGAGACTGTGTCGGTACCGCGCCTGCTAGACCACCAGCACGCACACATTCGCCTCCCCGTTTACAGATAG
- the fam222aa gene encoding protein FAM222A isoform X2: protein MLACLQRRQNPPPQHPVCVSKSLEPPQSHGHKCELVGPTHSPRYPTAAELDAYAQKTANNPLSIKIFPTNIRVPQHKHLNRTVNGYDTTGQRYSPYPHLHTGGYHGLLAIVKSSSSSSSSSTSTFVPSKGVLKNSEGRRTKLSPAHIAVAPYPPSSSTLVSGPSQMGYQTGPTKPPEGPGLSVPPNVTVAGSVIPVAGGRGLALPAQSNLPSIQSIIYQINQHCQAQALQQVCQGAPPSNSSPSKQGTTVMGVSSNSSGGGYVVGMGPQPNMVYTGPGLPPQNTEGVKSGVYADGMDYILWQKQQQQQQQQQQAMLRMYSGGSGGGGAISKSPESCIPVGGIMAGQVSSSSSRPYHMTASASGGGGMDKVSSSPLNCVGMHGNFSVGQYFAPPWNSVLVTPDSDCYNPQELLASSTGGSVTGHREVAYPHHPYHHHHHHHHHPAIDSGGRLCCSLPSKSMCNTSVLSSSLQSLEYLINDIHPPCIKEQMLGKGYETVSVPRLLDHQHAHIRLPVYR from the exons ATGCTGGCCTGTCTGCAGAGGAGACAGAACCCTCCACCCCAGCACCCAGTGTGTGTCAGCAAGAGCCTGGAGCCACCGCAATCCCATGGACACAAAT GTGAGCTGGTGGGGCCTACACATTCCCCCCGCTACCCCACTGCAGCAGAACTTGATGCCTACGCTCAGAAGACAGCTAATAACCCTTTGTCTATCAAGATCTTCCCCACCAACATCAGGGTTCCCCAGCACAAGCACCTTAACCGGACTGTGAATGGATATGACACCACAGGCCAGCGCTACAGCCCCTACCCACACCTCCACACCGGGGGCTATCACGGCCTACTCGCCATCGTCAAGTCCTCTTCctcgtcttcatcatcatctacttCTACTTTTGTCCCATCAAAAGGTGTTCTCAAGAACTCCGAAGGCAGACGGACTAAGTTGTCTCCAGCCCACATTGCTGTCGCCCCATATCCACCCAGTAGTAGCACTTTAGTCAGTGGCCCCAGCCAGATGGGTTACCAAACTGGGCCCACAAAGCCTCCAGAGGGACCCGGGTTGTCGGTTCCTCCAAATGTCACTGTAGCTGGCTCAGTGATTCCTGTTGCCGGTGGGCGTGGCCTTGCCCTCCCCGCACAGTCCAACCTCCCTTCCATTCAGAGCATCATTTACCAGATCAACCAGCATTGCCAAGCCCAGGCTCTGCAGCAGGTTTGTCAGGGGGCACCACCTTCCAATTCCAGCCCCTCCAAGCAGGGCACGACAGTCATGGGGGTCTCTTCCAACTCTTCAGGTGGAGGCTACGTTGTGGGAATGGGTCCACAGCCCAACATGGTGTACACAGGTCCTGGCCTGCCGCCACAGAACACAGAGGGAGTGAAGAGTGGGGTGTACGCAGATGGCATGGACTACATCCTCtggcagaagcagcagcagcaacagcagcagcagcaacaggccATGCTCAGAATGTACAGCGGCGGCAgcggagggggaggagctaTCAGCAAGTCCCCTGAAAGCTGCATTCCAGTTGGTGGGATCATGGCGGGGCAAGTGTCCTCATCCTCGTCCAGACCTTACCACATGACAGCAAGTGCCAGTGGCGGAGGCGGAATGGACAAAGTCAGCTCCTCCCCTTTGAACTGTGTCGGCATGCATGGGAATTTCTCAGTGGGTCAGTACTTCGCCCCACCATGGAACAGTGTCCTGGTGACACCCGACAGTGACTGCTACAACCCCCAGGAGCTTCTGGCCAGCTCTACAGGCGGCTCGGTCACAGGGCACAGAGAAGTGGCCTACCCGCACCATCCctatcaccaccaccaccaccaccatcatcaccccGCAATCGACAGCGGGGGGCGTTTGTGCTGCAGCCTGCCCAGCAAGAGCATGTGCAACACGTCTGTGCTGAGCAGTAGCTTGCAGTCTCTGGAATACCTGATTAACGACATCCACCCACCCTGCATAAAGGAGCAGATGCTTGGCAAAGGCTATGAGACTGTGTCGGTACCGCGCCTGCTAGACCACCAGCACGCACACATTCGCCTCCCCGTTTACAGATAG